TCAGCTCGTGGCCGAGGGCGGCCGCGAGCCGGGTGCGGAACTCGGCCATGAGCAGGGAGTGCCCGCCGAGGTCGAAGAAGTTGTCCCGCATCCCGACGCGTTCGACGCCCAGCAGGTCGCGCCACAGCGCGGCGAGTGCGTGCTGCAGGCCGTCCTGCGGCGCGACGAACCGGGTCGCGAGGTCGGCGCGGTCGGTGCGCGGCTCGGGCAGGGCCTTGCGGTCGGTCTTGCCGCTCGGGGTCAGCGGCAGCGCGTCGAGCACCGTGAAGGAGGCCGGGACCATGTACTCCGGCAGCTGCTCGCGCACGTGGGCGGCGAGCTCCCCGGCCCCGGGCGCGGCGGTGCCGGCGGCGGTGACGTAGGCCGCCAGGCGCACATCGCCGACGGCGTGCTCACGGGCCACCACGACGGCCTCGCGCACGGCGGGGTGCCGGGCCAGGACGGCCTCGATCTCGCCGAGTTCCAGGCGCTGGCCGCGCAGCTTGACCTGATGGTCGAGGCGGCCGAGGAACTCCAGCGCGCCGTCGGCACGGTGCCGGGCCAGGTCGCCGGTGCGGTACATGCGGGCCCCGGGGACGAACGGGTCGTCCGTGAAGCGTTCCGCGGTCAGCTCCGGGCGGTTCACATAGCCGCGGGCCAGGCCCCGGCCGGCGATGCACAGCTCGCCGGGGACACCGGCCGGAACGGGACGCCCGTGGCGGTCCAGGACGTACATGCGGATGTTGGCGATGGGGCGGCCGATGGGCACCGGGCGGGTGTCCTCCTGCGGCCGGCAGTGCCAGGCGGTGACGTCGATGGCCGCCTCGGTGGGCCCGTACAGGTTGTGCAGCTCGGCCCGGTGCAGGTCGAGGAAGCGGTCGTGCAGGTCGCGGGGGAGTTCCTCGCCGCTGCAGAAGACGCGGCGCAGCGTGGCGGATCTGGCGGGGGGCTCGGTGAGGAAGAGCTGCAGCATGGACGGCACGAAGTGGACCGTGGTGATCCGCTCGGCGGCGATGGTGTCGGCCAGGTAGGTGCTGTCCCGGTGCCCCTCGGGCCGGGCCACGACCAGCGTGGCGCCGGTCATCAGCGGCCAGAAGAACTCCCACACCGACACGTCGAAGGAGAACGGCGTCTTCTGCAGCACCCGGTCGGTGGCGTCCAGACCGTAGGCGTCCTGCATCCACAGCAGCCGGTTGCGCAGGGCGGCGTGGACGTTCATCACGCCCTTGGGGCGGCCCGTCGAGCCGGAGGTGAAGATGACGTAGCACAGGTCCTCGCCGTCCACGGCCACGCCCGGGTCGCCGGTGGGCCGGGTGGCCAGCTCGGCGGCGAGGTCCTCGACTCCCAGCACGGGGCACTCCAGGGCGGGCAGCCGCTCGGCCAGGGTGCCGTGGGTGAGCACCAGGCGGGGCCGGGCGTCCTCGGCGATGGCGGCCAGCCGGGCGCGCGGCAGGCCGGTGTCCAGGGGGACGTACGCCCCGCCGGCCTTGAGCACGGCGAGGAGGGCGACGACGAGCTCGAGGGAGCGTTCCATGGCGACGCCGACGAGGACGTCCCGGCCCACTCCGCGGTCGCGCAGCAGATGGGCGAGGCGGTTGGCCCGCTCGTTCAGCTCGGCGTAGGTGAGGGACGTGCCGGCGTAGCGGACGGCCTCCGCGCCGGGGGTGCGGCGCACCTGCTCCTCGATGCACTCGTGGACCAGTCCGCCGGACCACTGCCGCTCGGTGGCGTTCCACTCCTCCACCACCTGCCGGCGTTCGGCCGCGCCGAGGAGGTCCAGCTCGCCGACGGGCGTGCGCGGGTGGGCGGTCACCTGCTCGACGAGGCGGCGGAAGTGACCGGCGAGGCGGACGACGGTGGCCTCGTCGAACAGGTCGCGGTCGTACTCGAACCAGCCCGTGACGCCGCCGTCGGTGTCGAACGCCTGCAGTTCCAGGTCGAAGCGGGCACCGGTGCTGCGCACGGGGAGCCGGGTGAGGCGGGCGCCGGCCATGGCGAGCGTGGGCACCGGTTCCCGGCCGTAGCTGAAGCTGACCTGGTACACCGGCGGCCGGCTGAGATCGCGGGCGGTGTTGAGGTCGGTGACGATCAGCTCGAAGGGGACGTCCTGGTGGGCGTAGGCGCCCAGGCACGCGTCGCGGACGCGGGTGAGGACGGTCTCGAAGCAGGGGTCGCCGCCCAGACCGGCCCGGATGGGCAGGGTGTTGACGAAGTAGCCGATGAGCGGCTCGACCTCGGCGCTGGAGCGCAGGGCGGTGGGCACGCCGACGACGATGTCGTCCTGCCCGGTGTAGCGGTGCAGCAGCGTCTGGAAGACGGCGAGCAGCGCCATGTACGGGGTGGCGCCGTGCCGTTTGGCCAGCGCGGCCAGTTCGCCGTTCAGGGCGGGCGGCAGGTCGACGGGGACGGAGCCGCCGTTGAAGCCCTGCACGGGCGGGCGGGGCCGGTCGGTGGGCAGGTCCAGGACCGCGGGCGCGCCGGCCAGGTGCTCCCGCCAGTACGCAAGCCCCCGCTGCCAGCCGCCGCGGTCCAGATGCTCATGCTGCCAGGCGGCGAAGTCGCCGTACTGGACCGGGAGTTCGGGCAGCTGCGCGGGGCGGCCGGCGGCGCGGGCCTCGTACAGCTCGGACAGCTCGTTCAGGAAGACCGCGGTGGACCAGCGGTCGGAGACGAGGTGGTGCATCGCGACGACCAGCACGGACCGGTCGGGGCCGGTGCGCAGCAGCCGGACCCGCAGCAGGGGGCCGGCCTCGATGTCGAAGGGTTCGGCGAGGGCCTCCTCGATCCACTGCCGGTGGTCGGCGTCCGTGTACCGCGGGTCGCTCAGATCGGTCTCGGGGACGTCGATGTCCAGGTGGTGGTGGACGACCTGGACCGGGACGCCGTCACGGACCCGGAAGGTGGTGCGCAGCGCCTCGTGCCGGCGGACGACCCCGGCGACGGCGGTGCGCAGCAGGCCGCTGTCGAGGGGGCCTTCGACCCGGACCGCGCCGGGCACGATGTAGGCGGGGTTGCGGGGCCGCAGCTGCTCGAGGAACCAGGTGCCGCGCTGCAGGACCGCCAGCGGGAAGGTGTCCTCGGCCTGGCGCTCGGCGAGCAGGGCGTCGAACCGGGCGCGTTCCTCGGGCGTCAGCCCGGCCAGCCGCTGGGCGAGGTCGTCGGTCATGAGCGCTCCCCCGGTCCGGGCACGGAGGCGGTGGGGCCGGTGAGTTCGTCGAGCAGTTCCCTGGCGGCGGCGTCGGCCGCCCGGGGCATCCGCCGGATCACGGCGGACGCCCCGGAGCCTTCGTGCGATGTGTCCGCCGAGGAGTCGCCGCCGGTCGCGGCCAGCTCCTTGACGATGCTCCTGGCGACGCTTGCGATGGTCGCGCCGCCGAGGAAGTCGGTGATCCGCAGGGTGAGCCCGAGCCGGCTCTGGATCTCGTTGCGCAGTTCGACGGCCATGAGGGAGTCCAGGCCGAAGCCGGTCAGCGGCTCGTCGGCGTCGATGTGGGCGGAGGCGGAGCCGAGGACGTCCTTGACGCTGAGCACGAACCCGGCGCACAGGGCGTCCAGGCGCTCGGACTCGCTCAGCTCCATCAGCTCGGCGGCGGTGGGGATGCGGCTCGTCCGGCGCCGGGTGCGGGCGGAGCGGCGCGTGGCACGGGAGGCCCGGGTGCGCGGGCCGTCCGTGCCGGTGCCGGCACCCGTGCCGCCGTCAGCTGCCTCGTTCGCCTCGCCGGCCTCGTTCGCCTCGCCCGTCTCGTCCGCGGCGGCCGGCGCGGTGCCGTCCCAGGGACGCGGGGGCTGCCAGCAGCGGACCGGGTCGAAGGGGTAGGTGGGAAGCTGGGTCCTCACCCGGGTGTAGTCGTGGTCGAAACCGGCCCAGTCGACGGGGGCACCGGCCGCGTACAGCTCGGCGACCGTGGGCAGCAGGACCTCCCAGTCGTCCTGCCGGGGCCGCAGGCTCGGCAGCAGCAGGTCGTCGTGGCCGGGCGGCAGGGCGTCGCTGATCACCCCGAGCAGGGTGGGGGCGGGACCGACCTCGAGGAAGGTGCGGTAGCCCATGGACCGCAGGGTGCGCACGCCGTCGGTGAAGCGCACCGTGCCGCGCACGTGCCGGCACCAGTAGTCGGCGTCCGGCGCCTGGTCCCACGGCCACAGCTCGCCGGTGACGTTGGAGACCAGGGGGATGCGCGGGGTGGTGAAGGTGAACTTGCGCGCGGCGCGGCGCAGCGGCTCCAGGACCGGGTCCATCAGCGGGGAGTGCCCGGCGGAGGCGATGTGCAGCTGCTTGGTCTTCACGCCGCGGGCGCCGAACGCGGCGCACACGGCCTCGACGACGTCGCGCTCGCCGGAGATCGCCACGTTCGCCGGGCCGTTGACCGCGGCGACGGCGATCCGGCCCGGGTACGCGGCCAGCTCCGTGGCGACCTCCTCCTCGGAGGCGAAGACCGCGGCCATGGTGCCGGGCAGGCAGAACTCCTGGATGATGCGGGCCCGTTCCACCGCGAAGGCCAGTCCGTCCTCCAGGGACACCGCCCCCGCGACACAGGCGGCCACGCACTCGCCGAAGCTGTGGCCGAGGACGGCGGCGGGAGTGATGCCCCAGGACTCCCACAGCCGGGCCAAGGCGTACTCGACGACGAACGTGGCGGGCTGGGCGTAGGCGGTGTCGTTGATCTGCGTGTCGTCGGGGTCGTCCGGGAACATCACGTCCAGCAGGGGCCGGGCGAGCAGCGGACGCAGGATCTCGGCGCACTCGTCGACCGCCCGCCGGAAAGTGGGCTGGGTGTCGTACAGGCGGCGGGCCATGCCGGGGCGCTGGGCGCCCTGGCCGGTGAAGAGGAAGACGACCTCGCCGCCGCCGGCCTCGCCCTGGACCAGGCCGGGCGCGCCCTGGCCGGCGGCGAACGCGGCGAGCTGCCCGGCGACCTCCTCGCGGGTGGTGCCGACGGCGGCGAGCCGGTGCCGGAAGTGGGAGCGGCCGGTGCCGGCCGAGTGGGCCAGGTCCGCGAGCGAGGCGTCGTCGCCGGCGGCGAGCCGCTCGGCGTAGCGGCCGGCGAGGGCGGCGAGCGCGGTCTCGGTGCGGGCGGACAGCGGGAGCACGGAGGCGGGCCTGCGGTCGTCCGGCGCGGCCGGCGCCGGCGTGGCCGGGGCCTGCTGCAGGATCATGTGGACGTTGGTGCCGCTCAGTCCGAAGCTGCTCACCGCGGCCGTGCGCGGGCCGTCGGTGTGCGGCCACGGGGTGAGCCCGGTGGGCACCCGGAAGGTGGTGCCGTCGAAGGAGATGTTGGAGTTCAGCCGGGAGAAGTGCAGGTTCGGCGGGATCTCGGCGCGTTGCAGGCACATCACGGCCTTGATGAGACCGGCGATCCCGGCGGCCGCCTCCAGATGCCCGATGTTGGTCTTGACCGCGCCGAGGTAGACCGGCGCGCCGCTCTCGCGGCCGTACACGTCGGCCAGGGCCTCGGCCTCGATGGGGTCGCCGAGGCGGGTGCCGGTGCCGTGCGTCTCGATGTAGCCGACCTGCTCGGCGCCGACCCCGGCGGCGGCCAGGGCCCGGCGGAACACATCGCGCTGGGCGTCGCCGTTGGGCGCGGTGATGCCGGCGCTGCGGCCGTCCTGGTTGACCGCGCCGCCGCGCACCACGGCGAGGACGCGGTCCTTGTCGCGCAGGGCGTCGGACAGCCGCTTGAGGACGACGGCGCCGCAGCCCTCGCCGCGCACGTACCCGTCCGCGCTGTCGGAGAACGTCATCGCGCGGCCCTGCCGGGAGACCGAGCCGAACTGCGACTGGGAGATCATCAGCAGCGGTGACAGCACCACGTTGACGCCGCCGGCCAAGGCCATGTCGCACTCGCCCAGGCGCAGGCTCTGGCACGCCTGGTGGACGGCCAGCAGCGAGGCGGAGCAGGCGGAGTCGATGGTGAGGTTGGGGCCGCGCAGGTCGAGGAGGTAGGCGATACGGGCCGGGACGAAGGACTGGGCGGCGCCGGAGCTGGTGTAGGCGCTGACGTCCTCGGGGTGGCGCAGCTGCGCGGTGATGTAGTCCCAGGAGGCGACACCCATGAACACACCGGTGCGGCTGCCGGCGAGACCCGAGGGCGCCTGGCCCGCGTCCTCCAGCGCCTCCCAGCACACCTGCAGGCTCAGCCGCTGGGCCGGGTCCATCGCCAGGGCCTCGCGCCGGGAGATGCCGAAGAAGTCGTGGTCGAACAGGTCGATGTGGTCGAGGAACGCGCCGGCCCGGGTGTAGATCTTGCCCGGCTTGCCGGCCTCCTCGTCGTAGAACGCCTCGTGGTCCCACCGGTCGGCGGGGATGTCGCCCACCGCGTCGGTTCCCTCGGCCAGCAGCCGCCAGTAGGAGGCGGTGTCGGTGACCCCGCCGGGGAAGCGGCAGCCGGTGCCCACGATGGCGATGGGCTCGGAGCGGGCCCGCTCGTACTCCTCGACCTGGCGCTGGAGGCGGTCCATCGTCAGGTAGGCGCGTTTGAGTGTTTCGGCCGCCGTCAGTTCCTGTCCCGGTGTCATCGCCGGTCCCCCTCGTCGATCTGGGTGGTCTTGGCCATCAGGAGTGCTTCGAGTTCCGCCGCGGACAGCGCGTCGAGGTCGGGCGGGCCGTCCGCGGCCGTCGGGCCCGCGTCGTCGGGGGCGGTCCGCCCGGGCGCCGGCGCGGCCGGCCGTTCCTCGACCGGGGCCTGGCCGGACTCCAGCTCGATCTCCATGCGGTCGGCCAGGTACGGCACCAGGGCGTCGATCGTCGGGAACCGCCAGGTGACGGTGGAGGGCAGCTGGACGCCCAGGGAGGACTCCAGGGACTTGCGCAGCTCCAGGGAGAGCAGGGAGTCGAAGCCCATGCCGGAGAGCGGGGCCCCGGTGTCGATCCTGGCGGGTTCGGCGCCGACGACGCGGGCGGCGACCGCCCGGCAGTGCTCGGTCAGTACGGCCCTGCGGCGGCGGCCGGGTTCCACCGCGAGCATCCGGCGGCGCACCTGCGCGTGCGCTCCCGCGGCGCCCCGGGCGTCCTCGCCCGGTTCGTCGAGGAGGGTGCGCAGCAGGCCGCCACCGTGGTGGTCGCGCAGCCTCGCGCGGTCCAGCGGCAGGACGCACACCTGGGTGGCGTCACCGCGCAGGATGCGGTCGAGGGCGACGATGCCCTGCTCCGGGCTGATGCTCCCGATGCCCCGGGCGGCCAGCGCGCCGCCGCGCTCGGGCCGGGCGGCGAGGCCGATCCCCGACCAGGGACCCCAGTCGATGCTGAGCGCGGGCAGGCCCAGGGAGCGCCGGTGGTGGGCCAGGGTGTCGAGGAAGGCGCTCGCGGCGGCGTAGTTGCCCTGGCTGGCCGAGCCGAGGACCGCGGCGGCCGACGAGTACAGGACGAAGAAGTCCAGGTCACGGTCCACGGTGGCCTGGTGCAGGTGCCAGGCCGCCACCGACTTGGGGCCCGCGACGGCGCGGAACCTGTCCCCGTCCAGACCGGTGAGCAGGCCGTCGTCGAGGACGCCCGCGGCGTGCACGATCCCCGCGAGCGGCGGCAGGGAGCCGTCGATACGGGCCAGCAGGCCGTCGACGGCCGTGCGCTCGGAGACATCGGCGGCCAGGACGGTCACCTCGGCCCGGGCCCGCAAGGCGGCCAGGGCCTGTTCGGCGTCCGGCCCGGGGGCGCTGCGGCCGGCCAGGACCAGATGGCGGGCGCCCTGGTCGACGAGGTAGCGGGCCGTCTCCAGGCCGAGCGCGCCGAGACCGCCGGTGATCAGGTAGGTGCCGTAGGGGCGGACCGGTGCGGCGCCCGGGGCGGTGGTGACCCGCTCACCGGCGGTCGGCACCAGCACGAGCTTGCCGGTGTGGCGGGCCTGGGCCATCGCGGTGAAGGCGGCGGGGGCGTCGCCGAAGGGGTGGACGGTGACCGGCAGCGCGGTGAAGTCGCCGCTCTCGAAGCCCTGGACGACGTCGGCGAACAGCGCGGCGATCTCGCCGGGTTCCTCGCGGATGGTGCGTTCCAGGTCGACGGCGAGGAAGGCGCGGTTGTCCTTGAAGAACTCCAGGCCGATGTGGCTGTTGTCGTAGATGTCGCGCTTGCCGATCTCCACGAAGCGTCCGCCGGGCGCGAGCAGGCCCAGGGACCGCACGAGGGTCTCGCCGGAGGCGGAGTTGAGGACCACGTCGACCCCGCGACCGCCGGTGAGAGCCGTGATCTCGGCGGCGAAGTCGAGGGTGCGCGAGTCCATGACGTGCTCGACGCCGAGGCCGCGCAGCATCTCGCGCTTGGCGGGGGAGCCGGCGGTGGCGAACACCCGCGCGCCCCGGCGGCGGGCGACCTGGAGCGCGGCGAGGCCGACGCCGCCGGTCGCGGAGTGGATGAGCACGCTGTCCCCCGCGCGCAGCCGGCCGAGGTGTTCCAGGCCGTACACGGCGGTGAGGAAGGCGATGGGCACCGCGGCGGCCTGCTCGTCGTCCAGGGCCGCCGGGGCCGGGGCCGTCAGGCGCGCGTCGAGTGTGAGGAAGGCCGCCATGCCGCCGGGGCCGGCGGCGATGACCCGGTCGCCGACCCGGCGCCCGCGTACGCCCTCGCCGACCGCGGTGATCCGGCCGGCGCACTCGGCGCCGAGCGGTACGACGCCTTCGGCTCCCGGGTAGGAGTCCAGGGCCTTGAGGACGTCGCTGAAGTTCAGGCCCGCGGCGGTGACCTCGATCTCGACCTCGCCGGGTCCGGGCGGGGTGCGGTGCCACCAGGTCGGGCGGAGGCTGGCCAGGGCGCCGGGGCGGGTGGCCAGCAGCCGGTGGTTGCCGTCGCGGGCGGCGTCGAAGGACCAGGAGGGACGCCGGTCCCCGGTGTCCCGGCCGGCGGGCGCCCAGGGCTGGAGCGCGGGTGTCAGCCGCACCTCGCCGCGCAGGGCGACCTGGTCGTCGTCGCCGGGACGCAGCACCTCCTCGAGCAGCTGGGTGCCCTCGGCGGCCGGGCGGGCCGGGTCCAGGTCGACGACGGTGGTGCGCAGCTCGCTGTGCTCCAGGCCGATCACCCGGGCCAGACCCCACAACGGGGCATGCCCCACGGCCGGTTCGTCGCCGTCGGCGGCGCGCTGGGCGCCGCGGGTGACGAGGACCAGGCGGGGCGCGGGGTCCTGGCCCGCGCGGGCGAGTTCCTGCACGAGGTGCAGCACCGGCAGGCAGACGTCGCCGTGCTCGCCGGGGCCGGCGTCCAGCGCCCACGCGTGGACGATGCCGTCGGGGCGGACATCCGCGTCGGCCAGGTCGGCCAGCAGCGCGGCGAGGTCCTCGCGGCGCCCGGGGTCGACCTCGTACGTGTGCGGGCCGGCCTTGCGGTAGGCCGAACCGGCGGTGACGGTGAGGCAGGTGGCACCGCGCGAGCGCAGGCCGGTGGCGAGAGTGGCGGCGGTGGTGCCGGTGTCGGCGAACAGCAGCCAGGTGCCCGGCTGCCGCGCGGTGCCGGGGGATCCGGCCGGCGCGGGGCGCCAGGCGATGTCGAGCAGCAACTCGTCGAGCGGGTCGGCGGCCCCGGCGCGCTCCAGGCGCTGCAGGGTGATGCCGGTGACCTCGCCGACGGCGGTGCCCGCGTCGTCGTACAGGACGACGGTGGCGCCGGTGATCCGCTCGGCGCCGGGCCGGGCGGTGACGGCCGCGTGGGCCCAGCGGGGTTCGGCGCGGTCGGTGAAGAGGGTGAAGCCGCCGACGGCGACCGGCAGGTAGGTGGCGTCGAGGGGGGTCTCCTGCGCGTCGAGCGCGGCGCTGAGGACCTGCAGGGCGCTGTCGAGCACGGCGGGGTGCACGGGGTGCTCGCCGCGGTCGGTGGTCAGCGCGGTCCGCTCGCGGAGCCGGGCGACGGCCTCGGCCCGGCCCCGCCACAGCTCCTGCACCCCCTGGAAGGCGGGGCCGTAGGCCAGTCCGGCGCGGCGCAGTGCCGCGTAGTGGTCGTCGGCCGCGGCGGTGGTGGCGCAGCGCGCCCGTACGGCGGCCAGCGGTTCGGCGCCGGCCCCGGGGGCGGCCCGGCGGAAGGCCGCCCGCGCGGCCTCGGTCCACTGCTCGCCGGCGCCGGCCCGGGTGTACAGCCGCACCGTGCCGGTGTCGGCGGTGCCGGGCAGCAGGACGAGCTGCAGGGTGCTGTCCTCGGCCTGCTCGGGCACGACGGTGAGCCGGCTGAGGGTGATGTCGTCCAGGGCGGCGGCGCCACCGAGGTGCGCGCGGGCCGCGGCGAGCGCGGCGTCCAGCACCAGGGCGGCGGGCAGGACGGGACTGCCGCCGATCTGATGATCCGTCAGGTAAGGGAACTCCGCGAGGGAGACGGGCGCCGACCAGTGCACGGCGTGCGGCGGCAGCGCCGATTCGGTGCGCTCGCGCAGGACCGGGTGGCCGCGGTGCGCGGCCGGGCGTCCCGGGCGCCGCTCGTGTCGGCAGCGGGTGCGCTGCCAGGGGTAGGAGGGCAGGTCGGCCATGGGACCGGCCGGGCCGTGGACCCGGGTGAAGTCGACCGGGTGGCCGGCGGTGTAGAGACGGCCCAGCTCGGTGAGCACGGCGGCCCGGCCCGGCTGGTCCCGGCGCAGCGAGGACACCGCGACCGCGTCGTCGTACGACGAGACGCGCTCGGTGACGGCGTCGGTGAGCATCGGGTGGGGCGAGACCTCGACGAAGACGGTGTGCCCGGTGTCGGCGAGCGCGGTGACGGCGGTGTCGAACAGGACCGGCCGGGTGAGGTTGGCGGCCCAGTACCCGGCGTCCAGGCGGTCGCCGGGCACGATCTCGCCGGTGCCGGTGGAGACCATCGGGATCGCGGTGGGCCGGGGCCGCAGCGGGGCCAGCTGCCGCCGCAGCTCGGCGGCGACGGGCT
This genomic stretch from Streptomyces rubradiris harbors:
- a CDS encoding type I polyketide synthase, encoding GGQLYVTGRIKDVVIVAGRNHYPQDIERTVESVDPGLRPGCGVAGAREIDGEERLIVVQEYRGSRSPEDRARVIDAIRTEVAREHGLQPYIVALARTGTVPKTSSGKLQRRACIDSLLGGTFEPLALWRADEAGPGPAAPDAPAAPGAPTAPPDAAVIQRWLREALAAATGRPAGTIDPELPFAGYGLRSVELVAMVGDLERRLGVPLEPGIVWEHPTAAKLARHLAGQPAAVEAPGAADEPPTTLTAPAPVAPAAHTPDGSGADEPIAIIGIGCRFPGGVDGPDSFWQLLSEGRDAVTEVPPERWDTEEFTDEDPSAPGRTNSRWGGFVDGIDRFDAGFFGISQAEAARMDPQQRLLAEVSFEALENAGVPTGSLSGTQTGVFIGISTFDHATGELGDLDAIDAYTGTGSALSIAANRISYLLDLRGPSMAVDSACSSSLVAVLQACASLSRGECGLALAGGVNLVLSPAFAINFSKAGVMSADGRCKPFDAAADGYVRSEGAGVVVLKPLSRALADGDPVHAVIRGGAVNQDGASNGLMAPNPKAQEAVVRAAHARAGVRARDIAYVEAHGTGTILGDPIEAKALGAVLGDGRDPDRPCLIGSVKSNLGHMEAAAGIGGLIKTALMVRHRVVPPTLHYRTPNPHIPFADLPVRVADTLQPWPTDAPALAGVSSFGFGGTNAHLVVEEPPRAAGRPGATADGAVLLTVSARDEQALRDLAARYADKLTGTTPVGTFASAAAVRRTHHEHRLACVGSSAAELRGALAAFGRGEEAPGLSSGVRRAGRQDKAVFVFSGQGPRWWPLAADLLDGELAGERAFRAVLERADALLRRHTDWSLLDQLTADPDRSRLLDTAVGQPALTAVQTALAALWRSWGVEPAAVVGHSVGEIAAAQVAGAISLEDALLIALHRGTVLHAATGKGRMAVAGVSLDRARALLAERAPGPVWIAAANSPNSTVFSGEGPAVERFAKSLADEGLYCKVLESVGFASHCPLMEPVAAELRRQLAPLRPRPTAIPMVSTGTGEIVPGDRLDAGYWAANLTRPVLFDTAVTALADTGHTVFVEVSPHPMLTDAVTERVSSYDDAVAVSSLRRDQPGRAAVLTELGRLYTAGHPVDFTRVHGPAGPMADLPSYPWQRTRCRHERRPGRPAAHRGHPVLRERTESALPPHAVHWSAPVSLAEFPYLTDHQIGGSPVLPAALVLDAALAAARAHLGGAAALDDITLSRLTVVPEQAEDSTLQLVLLPGTADTGTVRLYTRAGAGEQWTEAARAAFRRAAPGAGAEPLAAVRARCATTAAADDHYAALRRAGLAYGPAFQGVQELWRGRAEAVARLRERTALTTDRGEHPVHPAVLDSALQVLSAALDAQETPLDATYLPVAVGGFTLFTDRAEPRWAHAAVTARPGAERITGATVVLYDDAGTAVGEVTGITLQRLERAGAADPLDELLLDIAWRPAPAGSPGTARQPGTWLLFADTGTTAATLATGLRSRGATCLTVTAGSAYRKAGPHTYEVDPGRREDLAALLADLADADVRPDGIVHAWALDAGPGEHGDVCLPVLHLVQELARAGQDPAPRLVLVTRGAQRAADGDEPAVGHAPLWGLARVIGLEHSELRTTVVDLDPARPAAEGTQLLEEVLRPGDDDQVALRGEVRLTPALQPWAPAGRDTGDRRPSWSFDAARDGNHRLLATRPGALASLRPTWWHRTPPGPGEVEIEVTAAGLNFSDVLKALDSYPGAEGVVPLGAECAGRITAVGEGVRGRRVGDRVIAAGPGGMAAFLTLDARLTAPAPAALDDEQAAAVPIAFLTAVYGLEHLGRLRAGDSVLIHSATGGVGLAALQVARRRGARVFATAGSPAKREMLRGLGVEHVMDSRTLDFAAEITALTGGRGVDVVLNSASGETLVRSLGLLAPGGRFVEIGKRDIYDNSHIGLEFFKDNRAFLAVDLERTIREEPGEIAALFADVVQGFESGDFTALPVTVHPFGDAPAAFTAMAQARHTGKLVLVPTAGERVTTAPGAAPVRPYGTYLITGGLGALGLETARYLVDQGARHLVLAGRSAPGPDAEQALAALRARAEVTVLAADVSERTAVDGLLARIDGSLPPLAGIVHAAGVLDDGLLTGLDGDRFRAVAGPKSVAAWHLHQATVDRDLDFFVLYSSAAAVLGSASQGNYAAASAFLDTLAHHRRSLGLPALSIDWGPWSGIGLAARPERGGALAARGIGSISPEQGIVALDRILRGDATQVCVLPLDRARLRDHHGGGLLRTLLDEPGEDARGAAGAHAQVRRRMLAVEPGRRRRAVLTEHCRAVAARVVGAEPARIDTGAPLSGMGFDSLLSLELRKSLESSLGVQLPSTVTWRFPTIDALVPYLADRMEIELESGQAPVEERPAAPAPGRTAPDDAGPTAADGPPDLDALSAAELEALLMAKTTQIDEGDRR
- a CDS encoding non-ribosomal peptide synthetase; the protein is MTDDLAQRLAGLTPEERARFDALLAERQAEDTFPLAVLQRGTWFLEQLRPRNPAYIVPGAVRVEGPLDSGLLRTAVAGVVRRHEALRTTFRVRDGVPVQVVHHHLDIDVPETDLSDPRYTDADHRQWIEEALAEPFDIEAGPLLRVRLLRTGPDRSVLVVAMHHLVSDRWSTAVFLNELSELYEARAAGRPAQLPELPVQYGDFAAWQHEHLDRGGWQRGLAYWREHLAGAPAVLDLPTDRPRPPVQGFNGGSVPVDLPPALNGELAALAKRHGATPYMALLAVFQTLLHRYTGQDDIVVGVPTALRSSAEVEPLIGYFVNTLPIRAGLGGDPCFETVLTRVRDACLGAYAHQDVPFELIVTDLNTARDLSRPPVYQVSFSYGREPVPTLAMAGARLTRLPVRSTGARFDLELQAFDTDGGVTGWFEYDRDLFDEATVVRLAGHFRRLVEQVTAHPRTPVGELDLLGAAERRQVVEEWNATERQWSGGLVHECIEEQVRRTPGAEAVRYAGTSLTYAELNERANRLAHLLRDRGVGRDVLVGVAMERSLELVVALLAVLKAGGAYVPLDTGLPRARLAAIAEDARPRLVLTHGTLAERLPALECPVLGVEDLAAELATRPTGDPGVAVDGEDLCYVIFTSGSTGRPKGVMNVHAALRNRLLWMQDAYGLDATDRVLQKTPFSFDVSVWEFFWPLMTGATLVVARPEGHRDSTYLADTIAAERITTVHFVPSMLQLFLTEPPARSATLRRVFCSGEELPRDLHDRFLDLHRAELHNLYGPTEAAIDVTAWHCRPQEDTRPVPIGRPIANIRMYVLDRHGRPVPAGVPGELCIAGRGLARGYVNRPELTAERFTDDPFVPGARMYRTGDLARHRADGALEFLGRLDHQVKLRGQRLELGEIEAVLARHPAVREAVVVAREHAVGDVRLAAYVTAAGTAAPGAGELAAHVREQLPEYMVPASFTVLDALPLTPSGKTDRKALPEPRTDRADLATRFVAPQDGLQHALAALWRDLLGVERVGMRDNFFDLGGHSLLMAEFRTRLAAALGHELTMVELFQHPTVESLAARLGGRGTEPPGTDSARARAQNRRQSRNRRQQAAERRASSRRDR
- a CDS encoding type I polyketide synthase; the protein is MTPGQELTAAETLKRAYLTMDRLQRQVEEYERARSEPIAIVGTGCRFPGGVTDTASYWRLLAEGTDAVGDIPADRWDHEAFYDEEAGKPGKIYTRAGAFLDHIDLFDHDFFGISRREALAMDPAQRLSLQVCWEALEDAGQAPSGLAGSRTGVFMGVASWDYITAQLRHPEDVSAYTSSGAAQSFVPARIAYLLDLRGPNLTIDSACSASLLAVHQACQSLRLGECDMALAGGVNVVLSPLLMISQSQFGSVSRQGRAMTFSDSADGYVRGEGCGAVVLKRLSDALRDKDRVLAVVRGGAVNQDGRSAGITAPNGDAQRDVFRRALAAAGVGAEQVGYIETHGTGTRLGDPIEAEALADVYGRESGAPVYLGAVKTNIGHLEAAAGIAGLIKAVMCLQRAEIPPNLHFSRLNSNISFDGTTFRVPTGLTPWPHTDGPRTAAVSSFGLSGTNVHMILQQAPATPAPAAPDDRRPASVLPLSARTETALAALAGRYAERLAAGDDASLADLAHSAGTGRSHFRHRLAAVGTTREEVAGQLAAFAAGQGAPGLVQGEAGGGEVVFLFTGQGAQRPGMARRLYDTQPTFRRAVDECAEILRPLLARPLLDVMFPDDPDDTQINDTAYAQPATFVVEYALARLWESWGITPAAVLGHSFGECVAACVAGAVSLEDGLAFAVERARIIQEFCLPGTMAAVFASEEEVATELAAYPGRIAVAAVNGPANVAISGERDVVEAVCAAFGARGVKTKQLHIASAGHSPLMDPVLEPLRRAARKFTFTTPRIPLVSNVTGELWPWDQAPDADYWCRHVRGTVRFTDGVRTLRSMGYRTFLEVGPAPTLLGVISDALPPGHDDLLLPSLRPRQDDWEVLLPTVAELYAAGAPVDWAGFDHDYTRVRTQLPTYPFDPVRCWQPPRPWDGTAPAAADETGEANEAGEANEAADGGTGAGTGTDGPRTRASRATRRSARTRRRTSRIPTAAELMELSESERLDALCAGFVLSVKDVLGSASAHIDADEPLTGFGLDSLMAVELRNEIQSRLGLTLRITDFLGGATIASVARSIVKELAATGGDSSADTSHEGSGASAVIRRMPRAADAAARELLDELTGPTASVPGPGERS